Genomic window (Spirosoma sp. KCTC 42546):
ACGCCGAACATACCCAGGTGCCCATTGGGCGACTGCGTGAAATACTCGAAATACTTCAACCGGCTCAGGTTCGATTGGTAGGCTACATCGAACAGATTATTAACCTGGAACACCACGTGCCAGGTGGGCTTGTTCTGGCTCACGCGAATCGACGCATCTGCACCGGCATTGACCAGCGTATACGCCCCGGTAGCGGTTTCAGTATTGTTCAGACCCAGGTAGCGGTCTTGCCGGGCGTTGTAATCGACATCGGCTTTGATCGTAACGTCCGTCAGCCATTTAGACTTGGTCGGAAGCAGTTGACTCACGCCCGTCGAAATGCGCAGGGGGGGGATAAACGGCAGATATTGGCCCTGAACACCCGCATCCGTGAACCGTTGTCCCCGATTATAACCATACACGACAGCTATGCTATTGTCGAACGTAAAGCCCCGCCAGGTGGTTGGGTGCAGACTAAACTGCGTTTCGAACCCGTAAAGCTGGGCAGACGCTTGTTGGTACTGATAGGTTTTGTTGCCCTGAACAATGATAATCGGCTCGCCTTTCTCATCGACCAGTTGCGAGAGCGAGATATAATTCTGAATGAAATTATTGAACACGCTTACGCCAAAGTTGACATCGGGAAACGTAGCTGTCAGGCCAATGTCTTCCTGCAAACTGAACTCGGGATTGAAATTGCGATTCCCGATATACACGATGTGCGCACCGGGATCAAGCCCGTTAGAGGCAATTTCGGTGATACTCGGTGCCCGATAACCTCGGGCAATATTGGCTTTGAGGGCCAGTTTTTCTGAGAATTCGTAAGTCGCTCCCAGACTCATCGAAATACCCGTAAACGACTGGTGAAGGGCGGGGAATTGTAAGGTTGCTCCGGCGGTATCGGGCAGAGTCGCGTGTTGCTCGAAGCCCGTTCGTGGATTGGTTCGGATGTAAAAATCATCACCCGTCAATCGCCGACGGTCGTAGCGTAAACCTCCGCTCAGGGTTAGTTTTTCGGCCTGCCATTTCAGGAAAACGAATGTGCCCACATCGAAGAGATTATAATCCGGGATGGGGAAAGCGGTACCGTTTTTATTTTTATTGGACTGATACATCCCATTGACACCCACCGTTGTTGCCAGCTTGCCAATGTTGGGCAGGTTGTACCGCAGCCCATAATTAAAAGTGTTCAGGCGAACGAATAAACCGGCCTGATCGGGCTGCGTAGGGTGATTGTATTCCCGACGGACGTTTTGCTGAAAGGCCAGCAGTATATCGATCTCGCCGTTGCCAATCTGGTAGTGGTTGTTGGTATGGAGTCGATAGTGCTGAATGTGCTGATGGAGCGGGCTAAGCGTATACGATGTCAACTCACTGGCGGGCACGATCGGTCGATTTCGAATGTCGTCCAGCTCCGCTTCGGCAACCTGTTTGGTAAACTGGCGGGTTAGCGAATCACGGCTTCCGTCAGGAATTCCCTGCAAATTGTCATATAACGAAGCGCCAAAACGGGAGTAGCCCTGATGACCAGAGTACCCAAGCATGGCTGTTAACGTCCGCTCCGAAAACCCCGTATTATAAACCCGCCCGTCAATCTTGTTCTTGTAGTTGGTAGCGGCTCGTATAGAACCTCGCAAATTCCACGCCCAGCGCGACCCACCCGATGCCAGACTAAGCGACTCGCCCAGTAGCCTATTATTCGACTGGTATTCG
Coding sequences:
- a CDS encoding TonB-dependent receptor, with translation MKNFFLLISLGLHGLGLSEGLLYAQPSPTRLIRGSVTDADSHKPIPFGNISLIGQNKGAITDARGQFSLSIKADTLAHELIISCVGYKSDTLEVSAKTDQYNAVLLPVVNALNEVVVTGVTRGTLLRQNPVAILAISARSIESSSSSNIIDVLVKNAPGLNAVKTGPNISKPFIRGLGYNRVLTLYDGVRQEGQQWGDEHGVEVDNYNINRAEVIKGPASLMYGSDALAGVVSMMPNYPKDTEGKLKVGFVTEYQSNNRLLGESLSLASGGSRWAWNLRGSIRAATNYKNKIDGRVYNTGFSERTLTAMLGYSGHQGYSRFGASLYDNLQGIPDGSRDSLTRQFTKQVAEAELDDIRNRPIVPASELTSYTLSPLHQHIQHYRLHTNNHYQIGNGEIDILLAFQQNVRREYNHPTQPDQAGLFVRLNTFNYGLRYNLPNIGKLATTVGVNGMYQSNKNKNGTAFPIPDYNLFDVGTFVFLKWQAEKLTLSGGLRYDRRRLTGDDFYIRTNPRTGFEQHATLPDTAGATLQFPALHQSFTGISMSLGATYEFSEKLALKANIARGYRAPSITEIASNGLDPGAHIVYIGNRNFNPEFSLQEDIGLTATFPDVNFGVSVFNNFIQNYISLSQLVDEKGEPIIIVQGNKTYQYQQASAQLYGFETQFSLHPTTWRGFTFDNSIAVVYGYNRGQRFTDAGVQGQYLPFIPPLRISTGVSQLLPTKSKWLTDVTIKADVDYNARQDRYLGLNNTETATGAYTLVNAGADASIRVSQNKPTWHVVFQVNNLFDVAYQSNLSRLKYFEYFTQSPNGHLGMFGVGRNVCLKLILPFN